The following are from one region of the Aspergillus luchuensis IFO 4308 DNA, chromosome 4, nearly complete sequence genome:
- a CDS encoding putative GTP binding protein (COG:S;~EggNog:ENOG410PMA3;~InterPro:IPR016024,IPR011989,IPR040144;~go_function: GO:0005096 - GTPase activator activity [Evidence IEA];~go_process: GO:0043547 - positive regulation of GTPase activity [Evidence IEA]) codes for MEPPSGRTDVPGSMQSNDHQSDLNPGTVGSAHRVQCPPLSQVLSELASLPPASTLAATEPLPSDKQKKLFESLQICLKAAENADVSDALKETPDILQKLWKCRSPYLVPAAEAMANGSRAPLWRVSYGKTGVFDFFLQLIASKETIDNRVILHALRLVGNSCADTNENRETVVEHNYTAAIVQHSSNPDLIQVVIPVLYNICIDFGPAQTQLAADKIVYILLKLVKDGAFKDKDALLDYVFELIELVGEQEQGIASSPDGTISLLVELALDEDVASTPARFSGLVSGLATYLNNTRFQEICISSYIVPDILGVLSRSLTFKTESSAEDTQALAQSRLKINQILAEISGSTSFAQYYPLDSPLAQSLKTWLKSTDDQLQICSCVILGNLARSDATCERMVQDLKIHEELISILKSDVRGAVLHSALGFLKNLAIAGNNRLVLGEAGIIPAVSRLWQYESVPQVQFAATSIARQVIVAAVDNISRLLEGLPRDGTDSNDERTYLSLLLALFQKTDSTPIKTEIGRTVASICRTLVPQSREGDPTAVALLDRFFDLHEDIALPVGAMIAQSQWPVVRSEGWFAMALMASNKAGAMAVSRSLQRMEILPLLEKTLGAEASEPTEEIEQVQMKKDRDNISVLVQELLKSDPDTLAETDKSTMQQLMHSHVSRHLQDSKSTVNG; via the exons ATGGAACCCCCTAGTGGCAGGACTGACGTCCCAGGGAGCATGCAGAGCAACGACCATCAATCTGATTTGAACCCAGGGACAGTTGGGAGTGCTCATAGAGTACAATGTCCCCCTCTCAGTCAAGTTCTCTCCGAATTGGCTTCACTGCCACCGGCCTCCACACTTGCGGCAACTGAGCCTTTGCCATCTGACAAACAGAAGAAGTTGTTCGAGTCCCTGCAAATATGCCTCAAAGCTGCAGAGAATGCAGACGTTTCGGACGCTCTGAAAGAGACTCCAGATATTCTTCAGAAGCTGTGGAAGTGCAGATCACCTTACCTAGTACCAGCTGCAGAGGCTATGGCGAATGGCAGCAGAGCCC CCTTATGGCGGGTATCCTATGGCAAGACTGGGGTTttcgacttcttccttcagctTATAGCGTCGAAGGAGACCATTGATAACAGAGTCATCCTCCATGCGTTACGGCTCGTCGGCAATTCCTGTGCTGACACTA ATGAGAATAGAGAGACTGTAGTGGAGCACAATTACACGGCGGCTATTGTACAGCACTCAAGCAATCCCGACTTGATTCAAGTGGTAATCCCTGTCCTGTATAACATTTGCATCGACTTCG GGCCTGCTCAGACACAGTTGGCTGCCGATAAGATAGTCTATATCCTCTTGAAACTAGTAAAAGATGGTGCAttcaaggacaaggatgCCCTGCTTGACTACGTTTTTGAGCTTATCGAGTTGGTTGGAGAACAAG AGCAAGGAATCGCCTCGTCTCCCGATGGGACTATCTCACTTCTTGTAGAACTTGCTCTTGACGAAGATGTCGCTTCCACCCCAGCCCGTTTCTCCGGTCTTGTCAGTGGCCTGGCGACATATTTAAACAATACGCGCTTTCAAGAAATCTGCATATCCAGTTACATAGTGCCCGACATTCTGGGGGTGCTCAGCCGGTCACTGACCTTTAAGACTGAGTCATCTGCTGAGGATACCCAGGCACTAGCACAGTCACGGTTGAAGATCAACCAAATCCTCGCGGAGATCTCTGGATCCACCTCATTCGCGCAGTACTATCCGCTGGATTCCCCTCTGGCCCAGTCTCTCAAGACGTGGCTAAAGTCGACGGATGACCAGCTGCAGATATGCTCCTGTGTTATCCTGGGCAACTTGGCTCGCTCAGACGCGACCTGCGAAAGGATGGTTCAAGATCTGAAAATACATGAAGAACTAATATCTATCCTTAAGAGTGATGTTAGAGGCGCGGTCTTACACTCTGCGCTTGGATTCTTGAAGAACCTTGCGATCGCTGGTAATAACAGGCTGGTACTTGGAGAGGCTGGCATAATCCCAGCGGTTTCACGTCTATGGCAATACGAGTCCGTCCCCCAGGTTCAATTTGCCGCCACAAGCATCGCACGGCAGGTGATAGTGGCAGCGGTTGATAATATTTCTCGTCTCCTAGAGGGACTCCCCAGGGACGGCACTGATTCTAACGACGAACGGACGTATTTGTCTTTGCTACTTGCTCTCTTCCAGAAGACAGATTCTACTCCCATCAAAACAGAGATTGGACGCACTGTAGCCTCCATATGCCGTACTTTGGTGCCACAGTCTCGGGAAGGGGATCCTACTGCTGTTGCCCTGCTGGACAGGTTCTTCGACTTACATGAGGATATCGCGCTGCCGGTTGGTGCTATGATTGCTCAATCACAATGGCCTGTCGTCCGGAGTGAAGGCTGGTTCGCCATGGCCCTTATGGCATCCAATAAAGCGGGCGCCATGGCAGTTTCAAGATCCCTGCAAAGGATGGAGATCCTTCCACTGCTTGAGAAGACGCTGGGCGCAGAAGCCTCTGAACCCACGGAGGAGATCGAACAagtgcagatgaagaaagatCGAGACAATATTTCTGTCCTGGTGCaggagttgttgaagagCGAT CCCGACACACTTGCCGAAACCGATAAATCTACCATGCAGCAGTTAATGCACAGCCATGTGTCCAGACATCTTCAAGACTCCAAGTCAACAGTAAATGGTTAG
- a CDS encoding dolichol-phosphate mannosyltransferase subunit 3 (COG:G;~EggNog:ENOG410PQTQ;~InterPro:IPR013174;~PFAM:PF08285;~TransMembrane:2 (i7-28o40-63i);~go_process: GO:0006486 - protein glycosylation [Evidence IEA]), with amino-acid sequence MTRAQQTLSVLLLVSSLYLVLYLGLVPLNETVQTEVIPVLPFYALICFGCYLLGRLGLAILTFNDVPEAHEELQKEIEQAKAELRRANVDVD; translated from the exons atgacgCGTGCTCAGCAGACTCTCTCCGTTCTCCTACTTGTCTCCTCG CTCTACCTAGTCCTCTACCTTGGCCTCGTTCCTCTCAACGAAACTGTCCAGACTGAAGTCATCCCTGTT CTCCCATTCTACGCATTAATATGTTTTGGCTGTTATCTTCTCGGTCGACTGGGTCTGGCCATCCTCACTTTCAATGACGTGCCCGAGGCGCATGAAGAGCTACAAAAGGAGATCGAACAGGCCAAGGCCGAATTGCGCAGAGCGAATGTCGATGTCGATTAA
- the HPT1 gene encoding xanthine phosphoribosyltransferase (COG:S;~EggNog:ENOG410PIW2;~InterPro:IPR029057,IPR000836;~go_process: GO:0009116 - nucleoside metabolic process [Evidence IEA]) — protein sequence MPQKVYVTYNQVHKLCQASADKILDTFQPNLMIAIGGGGYIPARILRSFLKRTGEPNIPIQAIGLSLYEDLGRGDAEEVPGTKVTRTQWLDLSSLEMANLIGKNILIVDEVDDTRTTLEYAVSELQKDVEIAQKQLGREGEKTNFFVYVVHNKDKPKKGVLPEDMMTSGRYHASVTTADVWICYPWEAKDIDEHDRLAQENPLV from the exons ATGCCGCAGAAGGTTTATGTCACGTACAACCAG GTTCACAAACTATGCCAGGCCTCCGCTGACAAGATCCTGGACACCTTCCAGCCCAATCTTATGATTGCtatcggcggtggtggctacATCCCTGCCCGCATTCTCCG TTCTTTCTTGAAGCGCACTGGCGAGCCTAACATCCCCATTCAGGCCATCGGTCTGTCGCTTTACGAGGACCTGGGTCGTGGTGATGCTGAGGAAGTTCCCGGAACCAAGGTCACCCGTACACAATGGCTGGACCTGAGCTCCTTGGAAATGGCCAACCTCATTGGCAAGAACATCCTCATTGTTGACGAAGTTGACGATACCCGTACCACCCTCGAATATGCCGTCAGCGAGCTCCAGAAGGACGTTGAGATTGCGCAAAAGCAGCTCGGCCGTGAAGGCGAGAAGACAAACTTCTTCGTCTACGTTGTTCAC AACAAGGACAAGCCGAAGAAGGGTGTCTTGCCCGAGGATATGATGACTTCTGGCCGTTACCACGCCTCCGTCACCACCGCTGATGTCTGGATCTGCTATCCTTGGGAAGCTAA GGACATTGACGAGCACGACAGACTGGCCCAGGAGAACCCTCTCGTCTGA
- a CDS encoding putative C4-dicarboxylate transporter/malic acid transport protein (COG:P;~EggNog:ENOG410PGDK;~InterPro:IPR004695,IPR038665,IPR030185;~PFAM:PF03595;~TransMembrane:10 (i101-122o134-152i173-194o200-227i239-259o271-298i310-330o350-375i387-410o416-441i);~go_component: GO:0016021 - integral component of membrane [Evidence IEA];~go_function: GO:0015140 - malate transmembrane transporter activity [Evidence IEA];~go_process: GO:0055085 - transmembrane transport [Evidence IEA];~go_process: GO:0071423 - malate transmembrane transport [Evidence IEA]), which produces MTPDRLFPRHLRSPGDDGYRTPTIEDTQNDLAGNTGGDSYFHPRGSIISQTHTSALDAIHSSSYRKSEGDGDEGVDGMAYPQSEAETRPTGLGWKKRIRHITWAFFTLTMATGGIANVLYFVPYRFRGLETIGIIFFLANLFLYILIWCLLITRFYLYPYTFKASFLHPTESLFVPASLVSFGTILINISQYGPDHTGPWLTYAVGILFWIDAALAVISSAAIYLILWSTQTFTIAQMTPIWIFPAYPMLIIGPHAGILSSKLEPARSLRIIIGGTTIQGVGFLVSLMVYSAFIYRLMSQKLPRENVRPGMFVSVGPSAFTVSGIVNMAAHAKRSFPEDFMGNGALAADIVKVVANFSCLWLWGLAIFFFFIASFAHWSAIGPGRMVFSMAWFSFVFPNTALITATFAIGKAFSCKAISIIGCAMVFPLILMYIFVCYMMVRAIVHHQILWPQKGEDKDEGGFEVNRIKPESPGENTPV; this is translated from the exons ATGACTCCGGATCGCTTGTTTCCCAGACACCTGAGAAGCCCAGGGGATGATGGCTACCGCACCCCAACCATTGAAGATACCCAAAATGACCTTGCAGGAAATACTGGCGGCGATTCTTACTTTCACCCCAGAGGATCTATAATAAGCCAGACCCACACCTCGGCATTAGACGCCATTCACAGCTCTTCATATCGCAAGtctgaaggagatggagacgagggtgtggatggaaTGGCTTACCCCCAGAGTGAAGCTGAAACCAGACCAACTGGTCTTGGATGGAAGAAGCGTATTCGTCACATTACTTGGGCATTTTTCACCCTAACTATGGCGACTGGGGGAATCGCAAATGTTTTGTACTTTG TACCCTATAGATTTCGCGGCTTGGAAACCATTGGAATTATCTTCTTCCTAGCCAACTTGTTTCTCTACATCTTAATCTGGTGCCTTTTGATAACACGTTTCTATCTATACCCTTACACTTTCAAGGCATCCTTTCTGCATCCGACAGAGTCATTATTTGTACCGGCTTCGCTGGTCTCTTTTGGGACGATTTTGATTAATATCTCACAATATGGACCCGACCACACAGGGCCCTGGCTTACATATGCGGTCGGAATCTTGTTTTGGATTGATGCAGCCCTGGCAGTCATCTCTTCTGCCGCTATTTACCTCATTCT GTGGTCGACCCAGACATTTACAATTGCACAAATGACACCTATTTGGATCTTCCCTGCGTACCCAATGCTTATAATAGGCCCTCATGCTGGGATCCTGAGCTCCAAACTTGAGCCTGCTCGCTCTTTGCGAATCATAATTGGTGGTACCACTATCCAAGGCGTTGGCTTCTTGGTATCTCTGATGGTGTACTCGGCTTTTATCTACCGGCTGATGTCGCAAAAGCTCCCCCGAGAAAATGTCCGACCAGGTATGTTCGTATCGGTTGGTCCCAGTGCGTTTACTGTGTCTGGGATTGTCAACATGGCAGCCCATGCCAAAAGAAGCTTCCCGGAGGATTTCATGGGCAATGGTGCATTAGCTGCAGACATTGTGAAAGTTGTTGCTAACTTTTCCTGTTTATGGCTATGGGG GTTAGcaatattcttcttcttcattgccaGCTTCGCACATTGGTCTGCCATTGGACCGGGCCGGATGGTCTTTTCGATGGCATGGTTTTCATTCGTCTTCCCGAACACGGCACTGATAACGGCAACCTTTGCAATTGGAAAGGCCTTTTCTTGCAAGGCAATATCCATCATCGGCTGCGCTATGGTGTTTCCGCTGATCTTAATGTATATCTTCGTCTGTTATATGATGGTGCGTGCCATCGTGCATCACCAAATACTTTGGCCGCAGAAAGGAGAAGATAAAGATGAAGGAGGCTTTGAGGTCAACCGAATAAAGCCTGAGTCGCCAGGTGAGAATACACCTGTATAG
- a CDS encoding SDR family oxidoreductase (COG:Q;~EggNog:ENOG410PJ47;~InterPro:IPR036291,IPR002347,IPR020904;~PFAM:PF00106,PF13561;~TransMembrane:1 (o263-282i);~go_function: GO:0016491 - oxidoreductase activity [Evidence IEA];~go_process: GO:0055114 - oxidation-reduction process [Evidence IEA]) yields the protein MRGTEDGRKSVLITGCSPGGIGNSLAREFHRNGLRVFATARDSKTIEDLSSIGVETLGLTVDDEESVRRCFEEVKGKLGEKGLDYLVNNAGRNYTVPAMEAELSEIRDTFETNFVAVVHICQTFLPLLMKAKGTIVQIGSVAGVVPYVFGSVYNASKAAVHSFSDALRVELAPFGVHVTTVVTGGVQSRIARVKRTLVPGSIYTPIEDEYNRRVVHSQAGAMPNEAYARSVVTQVLYGSAPWRWIWPWAQGRKNWIWEGNKSWLIWLLMGGWAWNGLSGKIVTKMFKLNRLRSAAGK from the exons ATGAGAGGAACCGAAGACGGACGGAAGTCTGTGCTGATTACAGG ATGCTCTCCTGGCGGTATTGGGAACTCCCTGGCCCGTGAGTTCCATCGTAATGGCCTGCGTGTGTTCGCTACTGCCCGTGATTCAAAGACAATCGAAGATCTATCGTCTATTGGGGTTGAGACTCTGGGTCTTACtgttgacgatgaggaaAGCGTTCGACGATGCTTTGAAGAAGTAAAAGGGAAGCTTGGGGAGAAAGGACTGGATTATCTCGTCAATAACGC TGGCCGGA ATTATACTGTGCCAGCTATGGAGGCAGAGCTCTCCGAAATCCGTGACACGTTCGAAACAAACTTTGTCGCGGTTGTACACATTTGCCAGACCTTCCTACCACTTCTTATGAAGGCTAAGGGAACTATTGTACAGATTGGTTCTGTTGCTGGG GTTGTTCCCTACGTTTTCGGGTCCGTATACAACGCCTCGAAGGCTGCCGTGCACTCGTTTAGCGATGCCTTGCGTGTGGAACTAGCTCCGTTCGG TGTGCACGTCACTACCGTCGTTACCGGGGGTGTGCAATCTCGCATCGCCCGTGTCAAGCGTACTCTGGTTCCCGGCTCAATCTATACACCAATTGAGGACGAATATAACCGACGGGTGGTACATAGCCAGGCTGGGGCCATGCCAAACGAAGCATACGCTCGCAGCGTGGTCACACAGGTTCTCTATGGGTCTGCACCATGGCGCTGGATTTGGCCCTGGGCGCAAGGTCGGAAGAACTGGATCTGGGAAGGTAACAAAAGCTGGTTGATCTGGCTGCTTATGGGAGGATGGGCTTGGAATGGCCTGTCTGGGAAGATTGTGACGAAGATGTTCAAACTCAACAGACTCAGAAGCGCTGCTGGGAAATga